GGCCTGGTCAGTGCACCCGGCTAGCAGGAAGGCCTGCACCACGTCGTCCACGAAGTTGGCGTCGCGCACCTGGCTGCCGTCGCCGAACATCGGGATCGGCTTGCCCTCCAGCGCCAGCCGCACGAACCAGTTGATAATTCCCTGGCGCGAGTGGTGCATCTGATGCCGCGGCCCGTAGGTGTTGGTCAGGCGCAGGCTCACCGCGCGAATGCCGTAGTAGCGGTGGTACAGCAGGTGGTAGGCCTCGCCTGCCATATTGTTCACGCCGTTGACGTCGATCGGATCCATCGGGTGCGATTCGTCCACGGGTAGGCGGCAGGCGCGACCGTATTGGCCGCGGGTCCCGGCAAAGAGGATCACCACCTCGGGATTGTTATGACGGCAGGCCTCGAGGATCGAGAGCTGGGCGCGGCAGTTGATCTCTAGGTCGGTATAGGGGTCGAGCATCGAGTCGATGTGGCTCAGGGTGCCGGCGAGATTGAAGATCACGTCGCGCCCTTTGACCAGATGGTTCATCCCATACTGGTCGCGCACATCCGCGATGTTGACTAAAACCTGATCCTCGATGCCCGCGATGTTCGCCGGGTTGCCGCCGTACTGCGGGATCAGGCTGTCGACCAGCGTGACCTTGGCGCCCAACGGCAGCAGCACGTGAGCCAGTGTGCTGCCGATGAATCCCAGTCCACCGGTGATCAGCACATCCTTGCCGCAATAGAAATCGGCGTATTGCTCTGACATGGCGCGGATTATAGCAGTTATTTGAAAGCATGGCGTTTTGTGAA
The window above is part of the Candidatus Alcyoniella australis genome. Proteins encoded here:
- a CDS encoding NAD-dependent epimerase/dehydratase family protein, with translation MSEQYADFYCGKDVLITGGLGFIGSTLAHVLLPLGAKVTLVDSLIPQYGGNPANIAGIEDQVLVNIADVRDQYGMNHLVKGRDVIFNLAGTLSHIDSMLDPYTDLEINCRAQLSILEACRHNNPEVVILFAGTRGQYGRACRLPVDESHPMDPIDVNGVNNMAGEAYHLLYHRYYGIRAVSLRLTNTYGPRHQMHHSRQGIINWFVRLALEGKPIPMFGDGSQVRDANFVDDVVQAFLLAGCTDQAYGKVFNLGGLGPCPLMRIAELIAQLAGSPVVEPTDYPGERRGLEIGDYRADWSRAAQILGWQPTVELRDGLERTVEYYRTHRDLYW